One Acidobacteriota bacterium genomic region harbors:
- a CDS encoding ABC transporter ATP-binding protein — protein MTMPIIEVENLGVKFRLFHERAKTLKEFFVSFLKRSHYYEDFWALSGVSFEVAKGEALGIIGENGAGKSTLLRVLAGIYLPDEGRVVTKGSISPLIELAAGFHEDLTGRENIYLNGALLGLKRREIERKIEEIVDFAELGGFIDTQVKKYSTGMLLRLAFSTSIFVEPDILLVDEVLAVGDAYFQEKCYQKALEFKGNGGTILFVSHDMNAVRRICDRVILLRRGRIAAVGGVDESINAYLKTVGSREGIGTLRTSKIEVVVNNGKLFLFARGKELTSRYGGHSLFRVGSAWFSSVNGKWKVERNTPDEILARGWFDGVPTITFWRIKLSGEKSLRFQVYLTPGAEVSESHIDILLDPSYTKWKSEKKGGKIPEITEEAKDWSVVHDSEGEDERSFTLSSEGDKLPPITLKYERAMPDLPRILNTDYQLSSRSLHSLLVNPVDKGIPKEDKVMIFDGEIVIGGE, from the coding sequence ATGACGATGCCCATCATCGAGGTGGAAAATTTAGGAGTGAAATTTCGCCTCTTTCACGAGCGGGCGAAAACGCTCAAGGAATTCTTCGTGAGCTTCCTCAAAAGGAGCCATTATTACGAGGACTTCTGGGCGCTTTCCGGGGTGAGCTTCGAGGTGGCAAAGGGAGAGGCATTAGGGATAATCGGGGAAAATGGAGCAGGAAAATCAACCCTGTTGCGGGTGCTCGCCGGCATCTATCTCCCCGATGAGGGAAGGGTGGTGACGAAAGGAAGCATCTCCCCCCTCATCGAGCTTGCCGCTGGCTTCCATGAGGACCTCACCGGGAGGGAGAACATCTATCTTAACGGAGCACTCCTTGGGCTCAAGCGAAGGGAGATAGAGAGGAAGATCGAGGAAATAGTTGATTTCGCCGAACTCGGTGGTTTCATCGACACCCAGGTGAAGAAGTATTCTACGGGGATGCTCCTTCGACTTGCTTTTTCCACCTCCATCTTCGTTGAGCCGGACATACTTCTGGTCGACGAGGTGTTAGCGGTGGGTGATGCCTATTTTCAGGAGAAGTGCTATCAGAAGGCACTGGAATTTAAAGGAAATGGAGGAACGATCCTCTTCGTCTCCCACGATATGAATGCGGTGAGGAGGATATGTGATCGGGTAATCCTCCTTCGTCGAGGTCGGATAGCGGCAGTAGGGGGGGTGGATGAGAGCATCAATGCCTATCTCAAAACAGTGGGGAGCAGAGAGGGAATCGGCACCCTCCGTACCTCAAAGATCGAAGTGGTGGTGAACAACGGGAAGCTGTTCCTGTTTGCCAGGGGAAAGGAGCTCACCTCTCGCTATGGGGGGCATTCCCTCTTCCGGGTGGGTTCAGCCTGGTTCAGCTCGGTCAATGGAAAGTGGAAGGTGGAGAGAAATACCCCGGACGAGATCCTCGCCCGGGGGTGGTTCGACGGGGTACCAACCATTACCTTCTGGAGGATAAAGCTCTCCGGGGAGAAGAGCCTTCGCTTCCAGGTATATCTCACCCCGGGAGCGGAAGTCTCGGAATCACACATCGATATCCTGCTCGATCCAAGCTATACCAAATGGAAAAGCGAGAAAAAAGGAGGAAAGATACCGGAAATAACCGAGGAAGCCAAGGACTGGAGCGTGGTTCACGATTCAGAAGGTGAGGATGAACGATCCTTCACCTTGAGCAGTGAAGGTGATAAACTGCCTCCGATAACCCTCAAATACGAGAGGGCGATGCCCGATCTTCCCCGCATCCTGAATACCGACTATCAACTTTCTTCTCGCTCCCTCCATTCCCTTCTCGTAAACCCGGTGGATAAAGGTATCCCTAAAGAGGATAAGGTAATGATATTCGACGGTGAGATCGTAATTGGAGGTGAGTAG